A stretch of the Planctomycetota bacterium genome encodes the following:
- a CDS encoding GNAT family N-acetyltransferase, which yields MSGAADYHALRPSEVGAAAAILSRAFGGGDASASERWIRNETGLEHVRVLCEDGAPLATAVCVPMDAWMGGRTVSHVGIAGVAVAPEARGRGLARRIMTHVLKELQAEGVAISALYSAMHRLYRGVGYQDAGELWDVRVPAGMIEATDRGGDWRPMRDGDLPAIAACARARGRLVNGAMERGPYCWRRVFTPRQGDSEVFVAEDGDGGIEAYAAYRVERRGDLGPQTGTSAGMLMVCTDVGYASARGLQRLLGFLRGFASVVGEIELHDFPGSPFIMALLDRRYWIELRDMWMLRLVDVPGALAERGYPAGLDATIRFRVSDDLLPQNDGGIALRIRDGVGEVTKDGTSDAIDIGVREFAPLYTGMLTASQLAHAGHLRGSESQIALADAAFGGGRAVGFDFF from the coding sequence ATGAGCGGCGCGGCGGATTACCACGCCCTGCGACCCTCGGAGGTCGGGGCCGCGGCGGCGATCCTGTCCCGGGCGTTCGGCGGGGGCGATGCCAGCGCGTCAGAGCGGTGGATCCGCAACGAGACCGGGCTCGAGCACGTGCGGGTGCTGTGCGAGGACGGGGCGCCGCTGGCGACGGCGGTCTGCGTGCCGATGGACGCCTGGATGGGCGGCCGCACGGTGTCGCATGTCGGTATCGCGGGCGTCGCTGTTGCGCCCGAGGCGCGGGGCCGGGGGCTGGCCCGCCGGATCATGACGCACGTGCTCAAGGAACTGCAGGCGGAGGGCGTCGCGATCAGCGCGCTGTACTCGGCCATGCACCGGCTGTACCGCGGCGTTGGCTACCAGGACGCCGGTGAGCTCTGGGACGTCCGCGTGCCGGCCGGCATGATCGAGGCGACCGACCGCGGCGGCGACTGGCGACCGATGCGCGACGGCGACCTGCCCGCCATCGCGGCGTGCGCCCGGGCCCGCGGCCGGCTCGTCAACGGCGCGATGGAGCGCGGTCCGTATTGCTGGCGGCGCGTGTTCACGCCGCGGCAGGGCGACAGCGAGGTCTTCGTCGCCGAGGACGGGGACGGCGGCATCGAGGCCTACGCGGCCTATCGCGTCGAGCGGCGGGGCGATCTGGGGCCGCAGACCGGCACGAGCGCCGGCATGCTCATGGTGTGCACCGACGTCGGGTATGCGTCTGCCCGGGGACTGCAGCGGCTGCTGGGCTTTCTGCGGGGCTTCGCATCGGTGGTGGGGGAGATCGAGCTGCACGACTTCCCCGGCTCGCCGTTCATCATGGCCCTCCTCGATCGCCGGTATTGGATCGAGCTGCGGGACATGTGGATGCTCCGCCTGGTCGACGTGCCGGGGGCCCTCGCCGAGCGGGGCTACCCCGCGGGGCTCGACGCCACGATTCGTTTTCGGGTGTCGGACGATCTGCTTCCCCAGAACGACGGCGGCATCGCACTGCGCATCCGAGACGGGGTCGGCGAGGTGACCAAGGACGGTACAAGCGACGCCATCGACATCGGCGTGCGGGAATTCGCACCGCTGTACACGGGCATGCTGACCGCCAGCCAGCTCGCCCACGCGGGCCATCTGCGGGGATCCGAATCGCAGATCGCGCTCGCTGACGCGGCCTTCGGCGGAGGCCGGGCCGTCGGCTTCGACTTCTTCTAG
- a CDS encoding PD-(D/E)XK nuclease-like domain-containing protein has translation MSAIPQNTDDLHSCLASVLIREPAETYHARRGDCLTSHRLAEFRSCPLLFRRKEMGLIPDRDSHAFLVGRAAHTLILEGRGRYEAEYAVGGPINPKTGQPYGSNTKAFAEWAEKRGKPVLADTDAATVEQMAASVREHLFARELLAEGVAEGVVRGRMNGVLCQARFDWINPKDGRGLVDLKTCDSIDSFEWHIDAFKYLHQLAFYRALLAVVSGVTLPVHIIAVEKREPFRCGVWQIAPRCLDAAQAENDRAIEELIRCRETGQWPTGFESLRLYDRMPFNTES, from the coding sequence ATGAGCGCGATACCCCAGAACACAGACGACCTCCACTCTTGCCTCGCCAGCGTGCTCATCCGCGAGCCCGCGGAGACCTACCACGCCCGTCGCGGCGATTGCCTGACCTCGCACCGGCTGGCTGAGTTCCGCTCGTGCCCGCTGCTGTTCCGGCGCAAGGAGATGGGGCTGATCCCGGACCGGGACAGCCACGCGTTCCTCGTCGGTCGGGCGGCGCACACGCTGATCCTCGAGGGCCGCGGGCGCTACGAGGCCGAGTACGCGGTCGGCGGGCCGATCAATCCGAAGACCGGGCAGCCCTACGGCTCGAACACGAAGGCGTTCGCCGAGTGGGCCGAGAAGCGCGGCAAGCCCGTGCTGGCCGACACCGACGCCGCGACGGTCGAGCAGATGGCGGCGAGCGTGCGCGAGCATCTGTTTGCCCGCGAGCTGTTGGCCGAGGGCGTCGCGGAGGGCGTCGTCCGCGGCCGGATGAACGGCGTGCTGTGCCAAGCCCGGTTCGACTGGATCAACCCCAAGGACGGACGCGGGCTCGTTGATCTGAAGACCTGCGACTCGATCGACTCATTCGAGTGGCACATCGACGCATTCAAGTACCTGCACCAGCTCGCGTTCTACCGGGCGCTGCTCGCCGTCGTGAGCGGTGTCACGTTGCCCGTCCACATCATCGCGGTCGAGAAGCGCGAGCCGTTCCGCTGCGGCGTGTGGCAGATCGCGCCGCGGTGCCTCGATGCTGCCCAGGCCGAGAACGACCGCGCCATCGAAGAGCTCATCCGTTGCCGGGAGACCGGCCAGTGGCCCACGGGTTTCGAGTCCCTGCGGCTGTACGACCGCATGCCCTTCAACACCGAGTCCTGA
- a CDS encoding ATP-binding protein, which yields MTALAHIQKGRTLMPRRVMLYGVHGVGKSTFGAMAETPVFITTEEGTNDIDCDRFPLATKYADVLGALSALYSDEHGYQTVVIDSLDWLERLIWAEVCAKRGVETIEDIGYAKGYIFALTQWREVLAGLDALRTERGMQVVLIAHAAIEKFANPETDTYDRYVPRLQKQASALIQEWCDEVLFATYRVHTKTQSEGFDRKRTQGIGTGERILRTTERPAHVAKNRLNLPDELPLDYRVFAALARGEGDPTVVIENANQNEINQQTKQQGA from the coding sequence ATGACCGCACTCGCACACATCCAGAAGGGCCGCACGCTGATGCCGCGTCGTGTGATGCTCTACGGCGTCCACGGCGTCGGCAAGTCCACCTTCGGCGCGATGGCCGAGACGCCCGTTTTCATCACGACCGAAGAGGGCACCAACGACATCGACTGCGATCGCTTCCCGCTGGCGACCAAGTACGCCGACGTGCTCGGGGCGCTGTCGGCGCTCTACAGCGATGAGCACGGCTACCAGACGGTGGTCATCGACTCTCTCGACTGGCTCGAGCGGCTGATCTGGGCCGAGGTCTGCGCGAAGCGCGGCGTCGAGACGATCGAGGACATCGGCTACGCCAAGGGATATATCTTCGCGCTGACGCAATGGCGCGAGGTCCTGGCGGGGCTCGACGCTTTGCGGACCGAGCGCGGGATGCAGGTGGTCCTGATCGCGCACGCCGCGATCGAGAAGTTCGCCAACCCCGAGACCGACACCTACGACCGCTACGTGCCCCGCCTGCAGAAGCAGGCCTCGGCGCTGATCCAGGAGTGGTGCGACGAAGTGCTCTTCGCCACCTACCGCGTCCACACGAAGACCCAGAGCGAGGGCTTCGACCGCAAGCGCACGCAGGGCATCGGCACGGGCGAGCGGATCCTCCGCACGACCGAGCGGCCCGCCCATGTCGCCAAGAACCGACTGAACCTGCCCGACGAGCTGCCGCTGGATTACCGCGTGTTCGCGGCGCTGGCGCGTGGCGAGGGCGATCCGACCGTCGTCATCGAGAACGCCAACCAGAACGAGATCAACCAGCAAACCAAGCAGCAAGGAGCCTGA
- the purD gene encoding phosphoribosylamine--glycine ligase, whose translation MSNTPSNVNVLLVGGGGREHALAAAIARSPRLGTLYASHPQNPGIAAVATPADTPIEASQAYRAQYFCRDHDIGLVVIGPEAPLADGLADALRSDSVAVFGPDKSAALLEADKAWAKDLMRSASVPTAESRSFTDSEAAVKYSLSRQQPPVIKASGLAAGKGVVVPASHQEAANTIRGMLDGNAFGDAGRRVVIEERLEGPEVSIFALTDGRGVYILDACQDHKRLRDGDEGPNTGGMGAFCPSPLVDEALLDRVQAEVLLPVIDSLKRREIEYRGVLYAGLMLTPAGPKVLEFNVRFGDPECQVLLPRLASDPLEMLHATAMGGVEDLDLGWHPGAAVCVVLASPGYPEKPVVGRPITGVDDAAAMDGVHVYHAGTKLDRDGRLITAGGRVLGVTALGGSLAEARDRAYAAIDRIHFDGMQVRRDIGASVAVESSATG comes from the coding sequence GTGAGCAACACCCCCTCCAACGTCAACGTGCTGCTCGTGGGCGGCGGCGGCCGGGAGCACGCGCTGGCGGCCGCCATCGCCCGTTCGCCCCGGCTGGGCACGCTCTACGCATCGCACCCGCAGAATCCGGGCATCGCCGCGGTTGCCACGCCCGCGGACACGCCGATCGAGGCGTCGCAGGCCTACCGCGCGCAGTACTTCTGCCGCGACCACGACATCGGGCTGGTCGTCATCGGGCCAGAGGCCCCGCTCGCGGACGGTCTGGCCGACGCGCTGCGCTCCGATTCGGTCGCGGTGTTCGGCCCCGACAAGTCCGCCGCCCTGCTGGAGGCCGACAAGGCTTGGGCCAAGGACCTGATGCGCTCGGCCTCGGTGCCCACCGCGGAGTCCCGCAGCTTCACCGACAGCGAGGCGGCCGTGAAATATTCGCTCTCGCGGCAGCAGCCCCCGGTGATCAAGGCCTCGGGCCTGGCAGCGGGCAAGGGCGTCGTCGTGCCCGCTTCCCACCAGGAAGCCGCCAACACCATCCGCGGCATGCTCGACGGGAACGCTTTCGGCGACGCCGGCCGACGCGTCGTCATCGAGGAGCGGCTCGAGGGTCCGGAGGTCTCGATCTTCGCCCTCACCGACGGCCGGGGCGTCTACATCCTCGATGCGTGCCAGGACCACAAGCGGCTCCGCGATGGCGACGAAGGGCCCAATACCGGCGGCATGGGCGCCTTCTGCCCCAGCCCGCTGGTCGACGAGGCGCTGCTCGATCGGGTGCAGGCCGAGGTCCTGCTGCCGGTCATCGATTCGCTGAAGCGGCGGGAGATCGAGTACCGCGGCGTGCTATACGCCGGGCTGATGCTCACCCCCGCCGGCCCCAAGGTGCTCGAGTTCAATGTCCGCTTTGGTGATCCGGAGTGCCAGGTGCTGCTGCCCAGGCTCGCGAGCGACCCGCTAGAGATGCTCCACGCGACGGCGATGGGCGGGGTCGAGGACCTCGATCTCGGCTGGCATCCGGGCGCGGCGGTCTGCGTCGTGCTCGCCAGCCCGGGCTACCCGGAGAAGCCGGTCGTCGGACGGCCGATCACCGGCGTGGACGACGCCGCAGCGATGGACGGCGTGCACGTCTACCACGCGGGGACGAAGCTGGATCGCGACGGCCGGCTCATCACCGCCGGCGGCCGCGTGCTGGGCGTCACGGCCCTCGGCGGTTCGCTGGCCGAGGCCCGCGACCGCGCGTACGCGGCGATCGATCGCATCCACTTCGATGGCATGCAGGTTCGGCGTGACATCGGTGCGAGCGTCGCGGTCGAGTCGAGCGCGACCGGCTAG
- a CDS encoding DUF1569 domain-containing protein, with protein MPSTTHSVDTKSAPKRSLQFASLDEVSADLDGLEAAMHAGGLEHTGNWTPGQIFDHLARFFIGALDGFDRSAPAPVRFIARMLLKDRATASDEPFPAGFKLPKSASALFPQPGISDADGLEKLRLQIARVEGGERMEHPSPLIGKLEHEEWLIMQLKHCALHLGFVRPAAHHDSAANDDLATEPQAGA; from the coding sequence GTGCCATCGACGACCCACTCTGTCGACACCAAGTCCGCCCCGAAGCGATCGCTGCAGTTCGCCTCGCTCGATGAGGTCTCCGCCGACCTCGACGGGCTGGAGGCGGCAATGCATGCGGGCGGCCTGGAGCACACCGGCAACTGGACGCCGGGCCAGATCTTCGACCACCTCGCGCGGTTCTTCATCGGTGCGCTCGACGGATTCGACCGCTCCGCTCCCGCACCCGTGCGGTTCATCGCGCGGATGCTGCTCAAGGACCGGGCCACGGCCAGCGACGAGCCATTCCCGGCGGGCTTCAAGCTGCCCAAGTCGGCCAGCGCTTTGTTCCCGCAGCCCGGCATCTCGGACGCCGATGGCCTCGAGAAGCTGCGGCTACAGATCGCCCGCGTGGAGGGTGGCGAGCGGATGGAACATCCCAGCCCGCTCATCGGCAAGCTGGAGCACGAGGAGTGGCTCATCATGCAGCTCAAGCACTGCGCGCTGCATCTGGGCTTCGTGCGGCCGGCCGCCCATCACGACTCCGCAGCCAACGACGACCTCGCCACCGAGCCGCAGGCGGGGGCATGA
- a CDS encoding recombinase family protein: MKVRKRDRPKEAAAPGSRMRCAVYTRKSSDEGLDQEFNSLDAQRESAEAFISSQKTEGWVCLPDRYDDGGFSGGSIERPALGHLLRDIEAGKIDCVVVYKVDRLSRSLMDFAKIMEAFDRKGVSFVSVTQQFNTTSSMGRLTLNILLSFAQFEREIIGERIRDKIAAQKRKGKWAGGVPVLGYDVDRSGPSPRLVVNAREAVRVRALFDLYLDKQSLLPVVRELRHREWTNKKRVTKKTGKVIGGKPFNKATLHNHLVNPVYIGKITHKGEIYDGVHEAIVDPEVFERVQKLLRYNGRTGGFEVRNKYGALLRGLITCKACGYAMTHTFTKDKKGGPRFYRYYRCTHAIKNGADECPSRTLPAAEIERVVVDEIRGLGSDRALLKQVLADAHATIAEEREGLVTERADLKRTLDRCHRELQTLAAGGLADTDVSQRIAELHEQITAGDKRLPEVEKRIGELDAETITQAQAEAAFRGFDPVWENLIPREQARLIRLLVSAVEYDAVKSSVSVTFRPTSIRAFLDRINKEAA; encoded by the coding sequence ATGAAGGTACGCAAACGCGATCGGCCAAAGGAGGCCGCCGCCCCGGGCAGCCGCATGCGGTGTGCGGTGTACACCCGCAAGTCCAGCGACGAGGGGCTCGATCAGGAGTTCAACTCGCTCGACGCCCAGCGCGAGAGCGCTGAGGCTTTCATCTCCAGCCAGAAGACCGAGGGGTGGGTCTGCCTGCCAGACCGGTACGACGATGGTGGCTTCTCCGGTGGCAGCATCGAGCGGCCGGCGCTCGGGCATCTGCTCCGCGATATAGAGGCGGGAAAGATCGACTGCGTCGTGGTCTACAAAGTTGACCGGCTCAGCCGCTCGCTGATGGACTTCGCCAAGATCATGGAGGCGTTCGACCGCAAGGGCGTGTCGTTCGTCTCGGTGACCCAGCAGTTCAACACGACGAGCTCGATGGGCCGTCTGACGCTGAACATCTTGCTCTCGTTCGCCCAGTTCGAGCGGGAGATCATCGGCGAACGGATCCGGGACAAGATCGCGGCCCAGAAGCGCAAGGGCAAGTGGGCGGGCGGTGTGCCGGTGCTGGGCTACGACGTGGATCGCTCCGGCCCGAGCCCACGGCTCGTGGTGAACGCCCGCGAGGCGGTGCGGGTTCGCGCCCTGTTCGATCTGTACCTGGATAAGCAGTCGCTGCTGCCAGTCGTCCGCGAGCTGCGGCACCGCGAGTGGACCAACAAAAAGCGGGTCACGAAGAAGACAGGCAAGGTCATCGGCGGGAAGCCGTTCAATAAGGCCACGCTGCACAATCACCTCGTGAACCCCGTGTACATCGGCAAAATCACCCATAAGGGCGAGATCTACGACGGCGTGCACGAGGCCATCGTCGACCCGGAGGTCTTCGAGCGGGTGCAGAAGCTGCTGCGCTACAACGGCCGGACCGGGGGCTTCGAGGTCCGCAACAAGTACGGTGCCCTGCTGCGTGGTCTGATTACTTGCAAGGCGTGCGGGTATGCAATGACGCACACATTCACGAAGGACAAGAAGGGCGGGCCGCGGTTCTACCGCTACTACCGTTGTACGCACGCCATCAAGAACGGGGCAGACGAGTGCCCGTCGCGGACGCTGCCGGCAGCGGAGATCGAGCGGGTGGTGGTCGACGAGATCCGCGGGTTGGGCTCCGATCGAGCCTTGCTCAAGCAGGTGCTGGCCGACGCCCACGCCACGATCGCCGAGGAGCGCGAGGGTCTAGTCACGGAGCGTGCCGATCTGAAGCGGACGCTGGACCGTTGCCACCGCGAACTTCAGACGCTCGCGGCCGGAGGGCTCGCGGATACAGATGTCTCCCAGCGGATCGCAGAACTGCATGAGCAGATCACCGCCGGGGACAAGCGGCTGCCCGAGGTCGAGAAGCGGATCGGCGAACTGGACGCAGAGACGATCACCCAAGCGCAGGCCGAGGCGGCATTCAGGGGCTTCGACCCCGTATGGGAGAACCTGATCCCGCGTGAGCAGGCCCGGCTGATCCGGCTGCTGGTCTCGGCGGTGGAATACGACGCCGTCAAGTCGAGCGTGAGCGTGACCTTTCGGCCGACAAGCATCCGGGCATTTCTCGACCGCATCAACAAGGAGGCGGCATGA
- a CDS encoding DUF2924 domain-containing protein, which produces MKHATARRIEDEIDSLKDMSTNELVERFVELHGYQTRTRHRTYLIRKIAWRLQANEEGHLSERARKRAAELADDAEVRVMAPKTLVTPPQTGRSATVTRGLDPEAERDPRVPPPGSAIVREYQGRTIRVLVLPYGEGFECDGERFKTLSGVAKHITGSHINGFRFFRLGQDRSTR; this is translated from the coding sequence ATGAAGCATGCGACGGCAAGACGGATCGAGGACGAGATCGACTCGCTCAAAGACATGTCCACCAACGAGCTCGTGGAGCGGTTTGTCGAGCTGCACGGCTACCAGACGCGGACGCGCCACCGGACGTACCTGATCCGCAAGATCGCCTGGCGGCTTCAGGCCAACGAGGAGGGTCACCTCAGCGAGCGGGCGAGGAAGCGGGCCGCGGAGCTCGCGGACGACGCTGAGGTTCGGGTAATGGCCCCAAAGACGCTTGTCACGCCGCCACAGACAGGGCGGTCCGCCACGGTGACGCGGGGACTCGACCCGGAGGCGGAGCGTGACCCGCGTGTCCCGCCGCCCGGCTCAGCGATCGTCCGCGAATACCAGGGCCGGACCATCCGGGTGCTGGTGCTCCCCTACGGCGAGGGCTTCGAGTGCGACGGCGAACGGTTCAAGACGCTCAGCGGGGTGGCCAAACACATCACCGGGAGCCACATCAACGGCTTCCGGTTCTTCCGGCTCGGCCAGGACAGGAGCACGCGATGA